The Elusimicrobiaceae bacterium genome has a window encoding:
- a CDS encoding phenylalanine--tRNA ligase subunit beta has product MKILYSWLKDFIDLDLSAEELAQKFTELGIEVASVEKKGADFEGVNVAQITHIEDHPNSDHLHLVDLDLGEGKTQRVVCGAPNVAVGQKVPLARVGARLGKFVLTPAKIRGVASEGMICSSDELGLTNTRARGILVLDENIALGTDVRSLYGKADALFDLEITSNRPDLLSHLGVARELSALLNLPVKMPAVSGIVGEGESLKVDVRDNAACPRYSGRLIRGVKNAESPEFIKERLSAMGLNPKNALVDITNYVMFELGQPMHAFDRNEIEGDTIVVRRAEKDEKFTLLDERELVLDENALMIGDEKKATALAGIMGGKNSGIQENTTDIFIESAYFDAPITNKTSKKYGVSSDSSQRFERGADIGMTVLALQRATDLFLQACGGTASQICDVYPQTYANPVVKFTPAQINGILGTDIEEEKLKDIFSRLALHFDASAEEWSFQAPTHRRDLNHRWDLAEEAARFAGFDCIPTGASRAFVSFTDNPKGVDLLELFSDKLASLGFFECKNIDFLGEKELHTFGFETKTAVKIKNAMAKGWDFLRPTLLPALLKNVEFNERRGNHDLALFEATRTFTLTKGFPTETYTVAGVLCGQLTAQPFFQGKETKPDFFFLKGVLSHLLNGFENVSFVPATKAPVYMHPKICMDIMANGKKIGSFGAIHPLTLKESGIKSSEVWAFEFAIKQLEKSFSAQNFQPVKEIAPFPPSLRDLSVVLDKTVCYAQIKEVLQKVQLPVSLHFDLIDLYEGEHVPQGKKSVTFTLSFSAPDRTLKDQETDQAFQTLVEALRNNLGAELR; this is encoded by the coding sequence ATGAAGATATTATACAGTTGGTTAAAGGATTTTATCGATTTAGACCTCTCTGCCGAAGAACTGGCCCAAAAGTTTACAGAATTGGGCATTGAAGTGGCCTCTGTAGAGAAAAAAGGAGCCGATTTTGAAGGGGTAAATGTGGCACAAATCACCCACATCGAAGATCACCCCAATTCCGACCACTTGCATTTGGTAGACTTGGACCTCGGCGAAGGAAAAACCCAACGCGTCGTGTGCGGTGCACCGAATGTGGCCGTCGGGCAAAAAGTACCTTTGGCCCGCGTAGGCGCCAGATTGGGCAAATTTGTTTTGACTCCGGCCAAAATTCGCGGTGTAGCCAGTGAGGGCATGATTTGCTCCTCCGACGAACTCGGGCTGACCAATACTCGGGCGCGTGGCATTTTGGTATTAGACGAAAATATTGCTTTAGGCACCGATGTTCGCTCTCTGTACGGAAAAGCCGATGCTTTATTTGATTTGGAAATCACTTCCAACCGTCCGGATTTATTATCCCATCTAGGGGTGGCGCGCGAACTTTCCGCTCTGCTTAACTTGCCTGTAAAAATGCCTGCCGTTTCAGGGATAGTGGGCGAAGGAGAAAGCCTAAAAGTAGACGTGCGCGATAACGCCGCCTGCCCGCGCTATAGCGGCCGTTTAATACGTGGCGTTAAAAATGCAGAATCTCCGGAATTTATCAAAGAACGTTTAAGTGCGATGGGTTTAAACCCCAAAAATGCTTTGGTAGACATTACCAATTATGTCATGTTTGAATTGGGCCAACCCATGCATGCTTTTGACAGAAATGAAATTGAAGGAGACACCATTGTTGTCAGACGCGCTGAAAAAGATGAAAAATTTACTTTGTTAGATGAACGGGAATTGGTATTAGACGAAAATGCCCTTATGATCGGTGATGAGAAAAAGGCTACGGCCTTAGCCGGTATCATGGGAGGAAAAAACTCCGGCATTCAAGAAAACACGACTGATATTTTTATCGAATCAGCTTATTTTGATGCTCCGATTACCAACAAAACCTCTAAAAAATACGGTGTTTCCAGCGATTCTTCCCAACGTTTTGAACGCGGAGCCGATATTGGCATGACGGTTCTTGCTTTGCAACGTGCGACAGATTTATTCTTACAAGCCTGTGGTGGCACCGCTAGCCAGATTTGTGATGTCTATCCGCAAACCTATGCCAATCCTGTTGTTAAATTTACGCCGGCACAAATCAATGGCATTTTGGGCACCGATATTGAAGAAGAAAAATTGAAAGACATCTTTTCACGTTTGGCCTTGCATTTTGATGCTTCGGCAGAAGAATGGTCTTTCCAAGCACCCACTCATCGTCGTGATTTAAACCATCGTTGGGATTTGGCTGAAGAAGCGGCCCGTTTTGCCGGTTTTGATTGTATCCCTACGGGGGCTTCTCGCGCTTTTGTCAGTTTTACCGACAATCCAAAAGGGGTAGATTTATTAGAACTTTTCTCCGACAAATTAGCCTCTTTGGGATTTTTTGAATGTAAAAATATTGATTTCTTGGGTGAAAAGGAATTGCACACCTTCGGATTTGAAACCAAAACTGCCGTAAAAATCAAAAATGCTATGGCCAAAGGGTGGGATTTCTTACGTCCGACTTTATTGCCGGCTTTGCTTAAAAATGTAGAGTTTAATGAACGACGCGGCAATCATGATTTGGCTTTGTTTGAGGCTACCCGCACTTTCACCTTAACCAAAGGTTTCCCTACAGAAACCTATACCGTAGCCGGTGTATTATGTGGGCAATTAACAGCCCAACCGTTCTTTCAGGGAAAAGAGACAAAACCGGATTTCTTCTTTCTGAAAGGGGTCTTGAGCCATTTACTAAATGGTTTTGAAAATGTTTCTTTTGTACCGGCAACCAAAGCCCCTGTCTACATGCATCCTAAAATTTGCATGGACATAATGGCTAACGGTAAAAAAATAGGTTCTTTCGGTGCTATCCATCCGCTCACTTTAAAAGAAAGCGGCATTAAATCTAGCGAAGTATGGGCTTTTGAGTTTGCAATCAAACAATTAGAGAAATCCTTCTCTGCTCAAAACTTCCAACCGGTTAAAGAAATTGCTCCTTTCCCGCCGTCTTTGCGCGATTTATCTGTCGTATTGGATAAAACGGTTTGCTATGCTCAAATCAAAGAAGTCCTGCAAAAAGTACAGTTGCCGGTAAGTTTACACTTTGATTTAATTGACCTTTATGAAGGGGAACACGTTCCTCAAGGCAAAAAGAGTGTCACCTTTACCTTGTCTTTTTCTGCACCGGACCGTACATTAAAAGATCAAGAAACAGACCAAGCCTTTCAGACTTTGGTAGAAGCCTTGCGTAATAACTTGGGAGCAGAACTCAGATAA
- the pheS gene encoding phenylalanine--tRNA ligase subunit alpha: MTLQEFQNMCSALEQEYIAKISAAADLATVEELRVAALGRKGALTELLKNLKDFSIEEKKTAGPLGNALKATLTQALENKTSDLAAKALNEELNRVELDLTLPARPVACGSRHPLSIAQKRMTDILSKLGFTWAEGPWVEDEKHNFDMLNIPKHHPARDAQDTFFAETGSPLSLVLRTHTSNVQSRFMEKHHPPIRIMAPGRVFRNDSLDATHSPVFHQIEGLYVDKNVSMADLKRDLTAFMKGLLGDKTEIRFRPSFFPFTEPSAEVDVKCVFCGGKGCNICKGTGWIEMLGSGVVNPQVLKNCGIDPEVYSGYAFGMGVERLAMMMMNINDIRTFYENDLRILNQF; encoded by the coding sequence ATGACCTTACAAGAATTTCAAAACATGTGCTCTGCTTTAGAGCAGGAATATATTGCTAAAATTTCCGCTGCGGCGGATTTAGCCACCGTAGAAGAACTACGCGTTGCGGCACTCGGGCGCAAAGGCGCTTTGACCGAACTGTTAAAAAATCTAAAAGATTTTTCCATCGAAGAAAAAAAGACCGCCGGCCCTTTAGGAAACGCCTTAAAAGCCACCCTCACGCAGGCTCTGGAAAACAAAACGTCTGACTTGGCTGCCAAAGCCCTAAATGAAGAACTCAACCGCGTAGAATTGGACCTCACTTTACCGGCACGTCCTGTGGCGTGCGGAAGCAGACACCCTCTTTCCATCGCTCAGAAACGCATGACGGATATTTTATCCAAATTAGGTTTCACATGGGCAGAGGGGCCTTGGGTAGAAGATGAAAAGCATAATTTTGATATGCTTAACATTCCCAAACATCACCCTGCGCGTGACGCACAAGACACCTTCTTTGCCGAAACAGGCTCTCCCCTTTCTTTAGTTTTACGCACACACACCTCCAATGTGCAAAGCCGCTTTATGGAGAAACACCACCCCCCCATTCGCATTATGGCACCGGGCCGCGTGTTCCGCAATGACAGTTTAGATGCCACCCACAGCCCTGTCTTTCATCAAATTGAGGGATTATACGTGGACAAAAATGTCAGCATGGCTGATTTGAAAAGAGATTTGACCGCCTTTATGAAAGGCCTGTTAGGAGACAAAACGGAAATCCGTTTCCGCCCGTCCTTCTTCCCGTTTACCGAGCCCAGCGCCGAAGTAGATGTAAAATGTGTATTCTGTGGCGGTAAAGGCTGCAATATCTGCAAAGGCACGGGCTGGATAGAAATGTTAGGCTCCGGCGTAGTCAATCCGCAAGTACTTAAAAACTGCGGCATCGACCCCGAAGTATACAGCGGTTATGCCTTCGGTATGGGTGTGGAACGGTTGGCCATGATGATGATGAACATCAACGACATCCGTACCTTCTACGAAAATGACTTGCGCATTTTAAATCAATTTTAA
- a CDS encoding UDP-N-acetylmuramoyl-L-alanyl-D-glutamate--2,6-diaminopimelate ligase: MISKVLLFAREKGLCLSGLTYNSAEVKAGFVFFALKGVHHDGNAYIEDAIKKGAVLIVSAQPATQDYQVPFFLSQNIDQDMADAAYEFYGKPSDLLRITGITGTKGKTSISYLAEAALAHGRKKVSVLGTVNYRINGQVMAQAPNTTPLALPLFKLLHQMKNAQTDVLVMEVSSHSLEQERVRHIHFDNAVFTNLQRDHLDFHLTFENYFSAKKKLFEELLSSENQKNPKTAIINTDDPYGRQLCDLLRGKVRIISYALDNQADYQATNIEESLSCTKFKVKGLNGKINLLGKHNVYNALAALCICVANGIDEKTALEGLSLLKGIPGRMERIDEGQNYFVFVDFAYTDESLQRAYKTVENFKKGRIITVFGCGGDRDRSKRPLMGRTACTNSDFVFLTNDNPRTEDPQQIFADIKKGMNGFDNFEIEPDRRKAIFKAISMAQENDIVIIAGKGHEQTQKIGHTVLPFSDQETVREAIRGRHV; the protein is encoded by the coding sequence ATGATTTCCAAAGTACTTCTTTTTGCGCGTGAAAAAGGCCTCTGCTTATCGGGGCTGACATACAATTCTGCCGAAGTAAAAGCAGGATTTGTTTTTTTTGCGTTAAAAGGGGTTCATCACGACGGAAATGCCTATATTGAAGATGCTATTAAAAAAGGCGCGGTTTTGATTGTTTCGGCGCAACCTGCCACCCAAGATTACCAAGTGCCGTTTTTTCTTTCTCAAAACATTGATCAGGATATGGCCGATGCTGCTTATGAATTTTACGGCAAACCCTCTGATCTTTTGCGCATTACCGGCATTACGGGTACCAAAGGAAAAACCAGTATTTCTTATTTGGCCGAAGCGGCTTTGGCACATGGTCGGAAGAAGGTGTCTGTGCTGGGGACTGTCAACTATCGCATTAATGGGCAAGTAATGGCTCAAGCCCCCAACACCACCCCGTTGGCTTTGCCTCTTTTTAAACTTTTACATCAAATGAAAAACGCACAAACAGATGTGCTGGTGATGGAAGTGTCTTCTCATTCTTTAGAGCAAGAGCGCGTGCGGCACATTCATTTTGATAATGCCGTCTTTACCAATTTACAGCGAGACCATTTAGACTTTCATCTTACGTTTGAAAACTATTTTTCGGCGAAGAAAAAATTGTTTGAGGAACTTCTTTCCTCCGAAAACCAAAAAAATCCGAAAACGGCTATTATTAATACAGACGATCCTTACGGACGTCAACTTTGTGATTTGTTGAGAGGTAAAGTACGCATCATTTCTTATGCTTTGGATAACCAAGCCGATTATCAAGCCACAAATATAGAAGAAAGTCTTTCTTGTACGAAATTTAAAGTAAAAGGTTTAAATGGAAAAATCAATTTGTTGGGTAAACATAATGTGTACAATGCTTTAGCCGCTTTATGTATTTGTGTGGCTAATGGAATTGATGAAAAAACCGCTTTGGAAGGACTATCTTTATTAAAGGGGATTCCGGGCAGAATGGAACGTATAGACGAAGGACAAAACTATTTTGTGTTTGTAGATTTTGCTTATACGGATGAATCTTTGCAACGGGCCTACAAGACAGTGGAAAATTTTAAAAAGGGCCGCATTATTACGGTGTTTGGTTGCGGTGGTGACAGAGACCGCAGCAAACGCCCTCTTATGGGGCGGACCGCGTGTACAAATAGCGATTTTGTCTTTTTAACCAACGACAATCCTCGCACCGAAGATCCTCAACAAATTTTTGCCGATATCAAAAAAGGCATGAATGGCTTTGATAATTTCGAAATAGAGCCGGACCGCCGAAAAGCCATTTTTAAAGCCATTTCGATGGCCCAAGAAAATGATATTGTTATTATCGCTGGGAAAGGACACGAACAAACCCAAAAAATAGGCCATACGGTCTTGCCGTTTTCTGATCAAGAAACGGTGAGAGAGGCGATCAGAGGAAGACATGTTTAA
- the murD gene encoding UDP-N-acetylmuramoyl-L-alanine--D-glutamate ligase, with translation MFKPENFKGKKACVLGLGRSGKAAAELLARKGFSVLLSEGKTPSHVPSFPKAVEVETGGHSEKVFQCGFIVKSPGILPQSKVLQEAKKRKIPIFSELEVALAFAPKNICVLAVSGTNGKTTTTSLLGEILKEYGDQLFPKRNVFVAGNIGSPVSAIVEKLYPYDFLVLEVSSYQLEDSRFFRPKVACLLNITPDHLDHHGGMEKYVKAKARLFKNQRSNDFVVLNGGDKGCDGLVGKIKGTLFAFSAFPNHPLKTDVFFDGDEIIFSAGHRLLPPKLQGIHNIENAMAAALAALAVGVPAEIIQRVFDRFEAIEHRIELVAKHKGVSYINDSKATNLDSTIIALQSFDKAKNIWLILGGQDKGSSYQILLPYLQDYCRCILSIGSCMDKIEQDLKNSFPVVRCYQLSEAVEYAFAHAQKGDVVLLSPACASFDQFRDYEERGNEFKQVVREKIKKDR, from the coding sequence ATGTTTAAACCGGAAAATTTTAAAGGAAAAAAAGCCTGTGTGTTAGGGTTAGGGCGCAGTGGTAAGGCGGCGGCAGAACTGTTGGCGCGAAAAGGATTTTCCGTACTCTTAAGCGAAGGAAAAACCCCTTCCCATGTGCCTTCTTTTCCTAAAGCCGTAGAAGTGGAAACAGGTGGCCATAGTGAAAAAGTTTTTCAGTGTGGTTTTATCGTAAAAAGTCCCGGCATTTTGCCACAGAGCAAAGTGCTTCAAGAAGCCAAGAAACGCAAAATCCCTATATTTTCCGAGTTAGAGGTGGCTTTGGCTTTTGCGCCTAAAAATATTTGTGTATTGGCGGTAAGCGGAACAAACGGAAAAACGACCACTACCAGTTTGTTGGGGGAAATATTAAAAGAATATGGGGATCAACTTTTCCCTAAAAGAAATGTTTTTGTAGCAGGAAACATTGGCTCCCCCGTTTCCGCCATAGTAGAGAAACTTTATCCGTATGATTTTTTGGTATTGGAAGTATCTAGTTATCAATTGGAAGACAGTCGTTTTTTCCGCCCGAAAGTGGCCTGCTTGTTAAATATTACGCCGGATCATTTAGATCATCATGGCGGAATGGAGAAGTATGTCAAAGCCAAAGCCCGATTGTTTAAAAACCAACGAAGCAATGATTTTGTGGTATTAAACGGAGGGGATAAAGGTTGTGACGGTTTGGTAGGAAAAATAAAAGGAACATTGTTTGCTTTTTCTGCTTTTCCCAATCATCCGTTAAAAACAGATGTGTTTTTTGACGGAGACGAAATTATTTTTAGCGCAGGGCATCGTTTGCTCCCTCCCAAACTTCAAGGGATTCATAATATTGAAAATGCTATGGCGGCGGCACTAGCTGCATTGGCGGTGGGTGTGCCGGCGGAAATTATACAAAGGGTCTTTGACCGGTTTGAAGCGATAGAACACCGTATTGAGTTGGTGGCCAAACATAAAGGGGTTTCTTATATTAATGATTCTAAAGCAACAAATTTAGATTCTACAATTATTGCGCTTCAATCCTTTGACAAGGCCAAGAATATTTGGTTGATTCTGGGAGGACAAGATAAAGGATCTTCCTATCAAATATTGCTTCCGTATTTGCAAGACTATTGCCGTTGTATATTAAGCATTGGTTCTTGTATGGATAAAATAGAGCAAGACTTAAAAAACTCTTTTCCTGTTGTGCGTTGCTATCAGTTATCAGAAGCGGTGGAATATGCTTTTGCTCATGCCCAAAAAGGAGATGTTGTGTTGCTTTCGCCGGCATGTGCATCTTTTGATCAGTTTAGAGACTATGAAGAACGGGGAAATGAGTTTAAGCAAGTGGTGCGAGAAAAGATTAAAAAAGATCGTTAA
- a CDS encoding TatD family hydrolase — protein MNFIDSHAHINDEAFNEDRDQVIQKVFESGTYKFVEIACETHEWEPALALCDKYPSRIAAVLGIHPQVAQSYDIQARLKLTELLQNPQVAALGEIGLDYAYLHACPKETQLKVFEEMLSLANDIKKPIVLHIRREEENYEPYDTTFHLLKHLWKPIEAKFSGVLHCFSARYEEAKQALDQGLLLGINGCFTYKKNEYIREAVKKAGADKLILETDCPYLSPQGKRGMRNDPSNISLIAQWVADYLNMPVEKLAEITTQNALDLYNLK, from the coding sequence ATGAATTTTATTGATTCCCATGCCCATATCAATGATGAAGCCTTTAACGAAGACCGCGACCAAGTAATCCAAAAGGTCTTTGAAAGCGGTACTTACAAATTTGTAGAAATTGCGTGTGAAACGCATGAGTGGGAGCCTGCACTTGCTTTGTGCGATAAATACCCCTCCCGCATAGCAGCCGTACTAGGCATTCATCCGCAAGTGGCGCAAAGTTATGATATACAAGCGCGTTTAAAATTAACGGAACTTTTACAAAATCCGCAGGTGGCCGCTTTGGGAGAAATCGGGCTAGATTATGCTTATTTACATGCTTGTCCCAAAGAAACACAACTGAAAGTATTTGAAGAAATGCTCTCTTTGGCCAACGATATTAAAAAACCGATTGTTTTGCACATTCGCCGCGAAGAAGAAAACTATGAGCCGTACGATACCACTTTTCATTTGTTAAAACATCTTTGGAAACCGATTGAGGCTAAATTTTCAGGGGTGTTGCATTGTTTTTCGGCTCGTTATGAAGAGGCAAAGCAAGCCTTAGATCAGGGGCTTTTGCTGGGTATTAACGGGTGCTTTACTTATAAGAAAAACGAATATATCCGCGAAGCGGTCAAAAAAGCAGGCGCCGATAAACTGATTTTGGAAACGGACTGCCCATATCTTTCTCCTCAGGGCAAACGCGGCATGCGTAATGACCCTTCCAACATTTCACTTATTGCCCAATGGGTGGCAGATTATTTAAATATGCCGGTGGAAAAACTGGCCGAAATAACCACACAAAATGCGCTGGATTTGTATAACTTAAAATAA
- a CDS encoding acyl-CoA thioesterase — MKKTIFYHDTDCGGVVYYGNYMKFFEEARTLFMAEKGYSVPKLMEKGLFFVVARQETEYKYPVRYADVIDVSTKVLEVSDIKIVFENIITNQNGKLCTKGKTTLVCVTQEGVPTSMGKEVKEAMGL; from the coding sequence ATGAAAAAAACTATTTTTTACCACGATACCGACTGTGGCGGCGTAGTATATTATGGCAACTACATGAAATTTTTTGAAGAAGCCCGCACTTTGTTTATGGCAGAAAAGGGATACTCTGTACCGAAACTCATGGAAAAGGGTTTGTTTTTTGTGGTGGCTCGGCAAGAAACGGAATATAAATATCCCGTACGTTATGCAGATGTGATTGACGTATCTACCAAAGTATTGGAAGTGAGCGATATTAAAATCGTGTTTGAAAATATCATCACCAATCAAAACGGCAAACTCTGTACCAAAGGAAAAACCACGTTGGTATGCGTCACGCAAGAAGGAGTACCAACCTCGATGGGAAAAGAAGTAAAAGAAGCAATGGGGTTATAA
- a CDS encoding secondary thiamine-phosphate synthase enzyme YjbQ codes for MKSHTEYLTLCTPNRYDIINITPQVEAALQKSGIQEGLCLVNSMHITSSVFINDNERGLHADFLRWTEKLAPYGVDKYQHNLTGEDNGDAHLKRTLLGREVVIAVTNGQLDFGPWETIFYGEFDGQRNKRILIKIIGE; via the coding sequence ATGAAATCACACACAGAATATTTAACTCTCTGTACCCCAAACAGATACGATATTATCAATATCACTCCCCAAGTGGAAGCGGCTTTGCAAAAAAGCGGCATTCAGGAGGGCTTGTGCTTGGTTAATTCCATGCATATCACATCTTCGGTATTTATCAATGATAATGAACGCGGATTACATGCCGATTTCCTGCGTTGGACAGAAAAGCTGGCCCCTTACGGAGTGGATAAATATCAACACAATCTGACCGGCGAAGATAATGGTGATGCGCACCTTAAACGCACTTTACTCGGACGGGAAGTGGTGATAGCCGTCACCAATGGCCAATTAGATTTTGGTCCGTGGGAAACTATTTTCTATGGGGAATTTGACGGACAAAGAAATAAACGTATTTTGATTAAGATTATCGGAGAATAA